A genomic window from bacterium includes:
- the rdgB gene encoding non-canonical purine NTP pyrophosphatase, RdgB/HAM1 family: MRVLLATRSGDKAREIREILASVPGLTLLTLSDLGIEPDAAEEELEAFETFQENAAAKARHFARLTSLPVLADDSGLRVDALGGAPGVRTKRFSGRTDLIGRDLDEANNLVLLERLRGVPPEARGARYVCAAVLAFPDGRIVAGLGSCRGEIATAPRGTGGFGYDPLFYVPALGRTFAEVSAQEKNRISHRSRAFRALAAQRTGWTRAGGPL; the protein is encoded by the coding sequence ATGCGCGTCCTGCTCGCCACCCGGAGCGGCGACAAGGCCCGCGAGATCCGGGAGATCCTCGCCTCGGTCCCCGGCCTCACGCTGCTCACCCTGAGCGACCTGGGGATCGAGCCCGACGCAGCCGAAGAGGAACTCGAGGCGTTCGAGACGTTCCAGGAGAACGCCGCGGCCAAGGCGCGGCACTTTGCCCGCCTGACTTCGCTCCCGGTCCTCGCGGACGACTCGGGGCTGCGCGTGGACGCCCTGGGCGGCGCGCCCGGCGTCCGGACCAAGCGCTTCTCGGGCCGGACGGATCTCATCGGCCGGGACCTGGACGAGGCGAACAACCTCGTCCTGCTCGAACGGCTCCGCGGCGTGCCGCCGGAGGCGCGCGGCGCGCGCTACGTCTGCGCCGCCGTGCTCGCCTTCCCGGACGGCCGCATCGTGGCCGGCCTGGGGTCGTGCCGCGGCGAGATCGCGACGGCGCCGCGCGGCACGGGCGGGTTCGGGTACGACCCTCTCTTCTACGTGCCGGCCCTGGGGCGCACGTTCGCGGAGGTCTCTGCACAGGAGAAGAACCGGATCAGCCACCGCTCGCGGGCGTTCCGGGCGCTCGCGGCGCAGCGGACGGGCTGGACGCGGGCGGGCGGTCCGCTATAG